From a single Bryobacter aggregatus MPL3 genomic region:
- the murB gene encoding UDP-N-acetylmuramate dehydrogenase, whose product MSGFTRFGLGGPAAYLVDVQDAAALPHVVNTLREQKLPLLTLGGGSNLIVSDAGFDGAVLRFVGKRIARKGGITTAETGAVWQDVVDFHSDLGLTGMERMTGIPGWLGGAIYGNAGAYGQTIMDFVENVRVFDGLSVREVSNPDCRFAYRTSGFKSHKDWILLDAQLRLVEGDRLEIRQTAAEILATRNEKFPPTMKCAGSIFKNLLVAGLPEKALNSVPQGVMRAGKVPSAWFLEQVSSKGMKRGGIEVASYHANLIYNTGSGTAAEVCELIDELKARVLAAFDLQLEEEVQYVGFADRVSH is encoded by the coding sequence ATGAGCGGGTTCACCCGATTTGGACTCGGCGGACCGGCCGCATACCTGGTGGACGTGCAAGATGCGGCCGCGTTGCCGCACGTGGTGAACACATTGCGAGAACAGAAGCTGCCTCTCCTCACCTTGGGCGGTGGTTCCAATTTGATCGTCTCCGATGCCGGCTTTGACGGAGCGGTGCTGCGTTTTGTGGGCAAGCGGATTGCGCGCAAAGGCGGCATCACGACAGCCGAGACCGGCGCCGTCTGGCAGGACGTCGTTGATTTTCATAGTGATTTGGGCCTGACGGGTATGGAGCGGATGACCGGGATTCCGGGCTGGCTGGGCGGTGCGATCTACGGCAACGCCGGCGCTTACGGCCAGACGATCATGGATTTTGTCGAGAACGTGCGCGTTTTCGATGGCCTCTCCGTCCGCGAAGTGTCGAATCCGGATTGCCGCTTTGCCTACCGCACCAGTGGCTTCAAATCGCACAAAGACTGGATTCTGCTCGATGCGCAGCTTCGATTGGTGGAGGGCGATCGTCTCGAGATCCGGCAGACCGCAGCCGAAATCCTGGCGACCCGCAACGAGAAGTTTCCGCCGACGATGAAGTGTGCTGGGAGCATCTTCAAAAACTTACTGGTCGCCGGCTTGCCTGAGAAGGCGCTGAACAGTGTCCCCCAAGGCGTCATGCGGGCAGGAAAAGTTCCTTCGGCCTGGTTTTTGGAACAGGTCAGTTCCAAGGGTATGAAGCGCGGCGGCATTGAGGTGGCCAGCTACCACGCGAATCTGATCTACAACACCGGATCGGGGACGGCTGCCGAAGTCTGTGAGTTGATCGATGAACTCAAGGCCCGGGTGCTGGCGGCCTTTGACCTCCAATTGGAGGAAGAGGTGCAGTATGTCGGGTTTGCGGACCGCGTCAGCCACTAA
- a CDS encoding DUF3565 domain-containing protein produces MPLAKVVGYQKDAEDEWVAVLACGHTRHLRHRPPWELRPWVLTEEGRAAFLGTDLNCTKCEDSPSPLTIPPTPV; encoded by the coding sequence ATGCCGCTTGCAAAGGTGGTTGGCTATCAGAAAGACGCAGAGGACGAGTGGGTGGCAGTGCTGGCCTGCGGCCATACGCGGCACCTCCGCCATCGCCCCCCGTGGGAGCTCCGCCCATGGGTTTTGACGGAAGAAGGCCGCGCGGCTTTTCTGGGTACAGACCTCAATTGCACGAAGTGCGAAGACAGTCCATCACCACTTACGATCCCGCCGACACCGGTGTGA
- a CDS encoding SRPBCC family protein — protein MVDILHRIGIKASLDQVYEALSTRDGLAAWWTQDTTGESQIGSALRFRFLQGRGGFDMKVLELQPAKSVLWEVVDGPAEWIGTTVRWELKQEGDYAIILFYHQGWKEPVEFMHHCSTKWAIFLMSLKSLLETGQGTPDPNDVKIDNWN, from the coding sequence ATGGTGGACATTCTACATAGAATCGGCATCAAAGCGTCGCTCGATCAAGTCTATGAGGCGCTCAGTACTCGCGACGGCCTGGCTGCCTGGTGGACGCAGGACACGACAGGCGAAAGTCAGATTGGCAGCGCGCTCCGGTTTCGCTTTCTACAAGGACGCGGCGGCTTTGACATGAAAGTTTTAGAGCTTCAACCCGCCAAGTCTGTGCTGTGGGAAGTGGTGGACGGCCCTGCGGAATGGATTGGCACAACGGTCCGTTGGGAGCTCAAACAAGAGGGCGACTACGCCATCATCCTGTTTTATCACCAGGGTTGGAAGGAACCGGTGGAGTTCATGCACCATTGCAGCACCAAGTGGGCCATCTTTCTGATGAGCCTAAAATCCCTGCTGGAAACCGGCCAAGGAACTCCTGACCCGAACGACGTCAAGATCGACAACTGGAACTAA
- a CDS encoding winged helix-turn-helix domain-containing protein, which translates to MDKVFKALADPNRRRLLDLLHQENGQTLTSLCEHMDMTRQGVTQHLQQLEDANLVSMLRQGREKLHYLNPVPLHEIHKRWIGKFERSRLDALRNLKQKLEGDDND; encoded by the coding sequence ATGGACAAAGTCTTCAAAGCACTTGCGGACCCGAACCGCAGGCGCTTGCTGGACCTGCTGCATCAGGAGAATGGCCAGACTCTCACCTCACTGTGTGAACACATGGACATGACTCGCCAAGGTGTAACCCAGCACTTGCAACAGCTCGAAGATGCAAACCTCGTCTCGATGTTGCGCCAAGGCCGGGAGAAACTCCACTACTTGAATCCGGTGCCTCTGCACGAGATTCATAAGCGCTGGATTGGAAAGTTCGAGCGCAGCCGCCTCGATGCGCTGCGCAATCTCAAACAGAAATTGGAAGGGGATGACAATGACTAA
- a CDS encoding DUF2461 domain-containing protein — MPRSTVGFPGFPKEALQFFQGLEKNNNREWFEKKKPVYEEKVKAPMIELVAALNQELLAFAPEHIVEPKKAILRIYRDIRFSKDKTPYKTNIAADFHRHNLGKGEGASFYIHLTTKEFMIAAGVYNPLPEHLKLYRAWIADHHAEFRKIVENQKLKNLMGELQGEVMKRTPKGYLPGHPAEDLLKRKMYIFWTSLPPELAETSALLGEISKRMKALTPFIEFLNRPLLQNRKPIHFNMPK, encoded by the coding sequence ATGCCCCGCAGCACTGTCGGCTTCCCTGGTTTCCCGAAAGAAGCCTTGCAATTCTTCCAGGGCCTTGAGAAAAACAATAATCGCGAGTGGTTTGAAAAGAAGAAGCCGGTCTATGAGGAGAAGGTGAAGGCTCCGATGATCGAGTTGGTGGCCGCCCTCAATCAGGAGTTACTGGCCTTTGCACCGGAACATATTGTCGAGCCGAAGAAAGCCATTTTGCGGATCTACCGCGACATTCGCTTCTCAAAAGACAAGACGCCCTACAAAACCAATATTGCAGCCGACTTCCATCGCCACAATCTGGGCAAGGGGGAAGGCGCGAGTTTCTATATTCACCTGACCACAAAGGAGTTCATGATTGCGGCGGGTGTCTACAATCCGCTCCCGGAGCACTTGAAACTCTATCGGGCTTGGATCGCAGACCATCATGCGGAGTTCCGGAAGATCGTCGAGAACCAAAAGCTGAAGAACCTGATGGGCGAGTTGCAAGGGGAAGTGATGAAGCGCACCCCGAAAGGCTATCTGCCCGGACATCCGGCAGAGGATTTGCTGAAGCGGAAGATGTATATCTTCTGGACTTCCCTCCCCCCGGAACTCGCAGAAACCTCAGCACTACTCGGAGAAATCTCCAAACGGATGAAGGCCCTGACGCCTTTCATCGAATTCCTCAACCGTCCTCTGCTCCAAAATCGCAAACCCATCCACTTCAACATGCCAAAATAG
- a CDS encoding SRPBCC family protein, whose product MTKPDFVYVTYITTTPEKVWQALVDTDVASQYWTGPNDYGPAHVNVSDWKPGSSWEHQLLDEGRTVHITGKVLESNPPHRLVITWARPQEADDDSKHSRVSFDIAAQSDGTVRLTVTHEDLQGDPKMLGGISNGWPKVLSNLKTLLETGRTRPLTPVSAGS is encoded by the coding sequence ATGACTAAACCTGACTTTGTGTACGTAACCTACATCACGACAACGCCGGAGAAGGTGTGGCAAGCATTGGTCGATACGGATGTGGCAAGCCAGTATTGGACGGGTCCGAATGACTATGGTCCTGCGCATGTGAATGTATCGGATTGGAAGCCCGGTTCTTCCTGGGAGCACCAACTCCTCGACGAGGGGCGCACGGTTCACATCACCGGCAAGGTCCTCGAGAGCAATCCTCCGCATCGTTTGGTGATCACATGGGCGAGGCCGCAGGAGGCCGATGACGATTCCAAACATTCGCGTGTCAGCTTCGACATTGCAGCGCAGAGCGATGGGACGGTTCGCCTGACCGTCACGCACGAAGACCTGCAGGGCGACCCCAAGATGCTGGGCGGGATTTCGAACGGCTGGCCCAAGGTCCTTTCGAATCTCAAGACACTGCTCGAAACCGGTCGCACCCGCCCCCTCACACCGGTGTCGGCGGGATCGTAA
- the gatB gene encoding Asp-tRNA(Asn)/Glu-tRNA(Gln) amidotransferase subunit GatB — MSSAVAALPTPEQVAKYEPVIGLEVHVQLATNTKIFCGCPTSFGDEPNSNTCPVCLGLPGALPVLSREAVELGVQGSLALHCEINPSSVFARKNYFYPDLPKGYQISQYDKPLAEHGWLDINVEGVTKRIGVTRVHMEDDAGKSSHDGFRDSEQYSYVDLNRAGTPLCEIVSEPDMRSSDEAYAYLTEVKQSMQFTGVSQCDMEKGQLRCDANVSVRLKGTEKFGTKVEIKNLNSFRHVKMGIEYEILRQIGLIEAGDRVRQQSRLFNTETGETMLMRDKEVAEEYRYFPEPDLLPLVVPEDWKAELKARMPELPSERRARFVHEYGLREYDAQVLTLTRAMADYYERAAKASPDPKLAANWVMGELVGLLNAEGKDIESSPISPENIGELVGLIQSGELSGKLAKEIFPKMFAEGLSPKAIMERDGLKQISDTGALDKIIDEVLANNPKQVEQYKGGKTAVIGFLVGQVMKASKGQANPGVCNELLKAKLDS; from the coding sequence ATGTCCTCTGCTGTCGCTGCGCTTCCGACGCCTGAACAGGTTGCTAAATACGAGCCTGTGATTGGTCTGGAGGTGCACGTTCAACTTGCCACCAACACCAAGATCTTCTGTGGTTGCCCCACGAGCTTTGGAGACGAGCCGAATTCCAACACTTGTCCCGTCTGCCTCGGGCTCCCCGGCGCACTGCCTGTTTTGAGCCGCGAAGCCGTCGAGCTTGGTGTGCAAGGATCCCTCGCCCTCCACTGTGAGATCAACCCGTCTTCGGTGTTTGCACGAAAGAACTACTTTTACCCCGACCTCCCCAAGGGCTATCAGATTTCGCAGTATGACAAGCCACTGGCCGAGCACGGCTGGCTCGATATCAATGTCGAAGGCGTCACCAAGCGCATTGGCGTCACCCGCGTCCATATGGAAGATGACGCCGGCAAGAGTTCGCATGATGGCTTCCGCGACTCCGAACAGTACAGCTATGTCGACCTCAATCGCGCCGGTACCCCGCTCTGTGAAATTGTGAGCGAACCCGATATGCGCAGTTCCGACGAAGCCTACGCCTATCTCACCGAAGTGAAGCAGTCCATGCAATTCACCGGAGTTTCGCAGTGCGATATGGAAAAGGGCCAGCTCCGCTGCGACGCAAACGTAAGTGTCCGGCTGAAGGGCACAGAGAAGTTTGGCACCAAGGTCGAGATCAAAAATCTCAACAGCTTCCGCCATGTGAAGATGGGCATCGAATATGAGATTCTCCGTCAGATCGGCCTGATCGAAGCTGGAGACCGGGTGCGCCAACAGAGTCGCCTGTTCAACACCGAAACCGGCGAAACGATGCTCATGCGCGACAAAGAAGTTGCGGAAGAGTATCGCTACTTCCCCGAGCCGGATCTGTTGCCGCTCGTCGTACCGGAAGACTGGAAGGCCGAATTGAAGGCCCGCATGCCAGAGTTGCCGAGTGAGCGCCGCGCGCGTTTTGTCCATGAGTATGGTCTGCGCGAATACGATGCCCAGGTCCTGACTCTCACACGTGCGATGGCCGACTACTATGAACGTGCCGCCAAGGCCTCGCCCGATCCGAAGCTCGCCGCCAACTGGGTGATGGGCGAACTGGTGGGTCTGCTCAATGCAGAAGGCAAAGACATCGAATCTTCTCCAATCTCGCCGGAAAACATTGGCGAACTCGTTGGACTGATCCAGAGTGGCGAACTCTCGGGCAAGCTGGCGAAGGAGATCTTTCCCAAGATGTTCGCTGAGGGCCTGTCGCCCAAGGCGATCATGGAGCGCGACGGCCTCAAGCAGATCTCCGATACCGGCGCCCTCGACAAGATCATTGACGAGGTTCTGGCCAACAATCCGAAACAAGTGGAACAGTACAAGGGCGGCAAGACAGCGGTCATTGGGTTCCTCGTCGGTCAAGTGATGAAGGCATCCAAAGGCCAGGCGAACCCCGGCGTCTGCAACGAACTGCTGAAAGCTAAGCTCGACTCGTGA
- a CDS encoding glycosyltransferase family 4 protein, whose product MVSLSQSKRLKLGVITSEFFDPAFGGMGGFGWAARQLALTFQRNREFGVDLTFVATENFEDGARTEAESHGARVLLRAHNRLDNFRKMQREHFDLLLTVDYTLAHSVYLRSLPRTPAIVWTRDPRTPQDAKKIYTCRIPGQATEEEPQGLFCYDASSMRQIVREAWFFRRKLLVATPAPSLIAKLQSAYGEEPRNCYFLPNPIELHPVQVVKSAKPNVVFLGRLDPIKRPWLFVELARRFPEVEFLFLGQPHFHGNGGYAPVDLPANVRTLGHVGEAEKLKLLTAAWAAVNCSIHEGLAVSFLEAFACETVLLSGQDPDLLTSRFGHYYGHFDGNGMAGLDAMETGLRQLLANEERRRHLGRAARQWVNQHHSEKNFLNRFARLCSLAGVR is encoded by the coding sequence GTGGTCTCCCTCTCCCAGTCGAAGCGGCTCAAGCTCGGCGTCATTACATCAGAGTTCTTCGATCCAGCCTTCGGTGGCATGGGAGGGTTTGGATGGGCAGCACGCCAGCTTGCACTGACCTTTCAACGGAACCGCGAGTTCGGTGTCGACCTCACCTTTGTTGCCACGGAAAATTTTGAAGATGGAGCCCGGACCGAAGCGGAATCTCATGGAGCCCGCGTGCTGCTCCGCGCCCACAACCGCCTTGACAACTTCCGGAAGATGCAGCGCGAGCACTTTGATTTACTGCTGACAGTGGACTATACGCTGGCACATAGCGTGTACCTGCGCTCCCTGCCGCGGACACCGGCGATTGTCTGGACCCGAGACCCCAGGACGCCGCAGGATGCCAAGAAAATTTACACCTGCCGCATTCCTGGCCAAGCAACAGAAGAAGAACCCCAGGGCTTGTTTTGTTATGACGCAAGTTCCATGCGCCAGATTGTCAGGGAAGCATGGTTCTTCCGGCGAAAACTTCTGGTGGCGACTCCGGCGCCTTCCTTGATCGCAAAGCTCCAATCCGCTTACGGAGAGGAACCGCGCAACTGCTACTTCCTGCCCAATCCCATCGAACTGCATCCCGTACAAGTCGTGAAGAGTGCCAAACCCAATGTGGTCTTCCTCGGCCGTCTCGATCCGATCAAGCGCCCCTGGCTCTTTGTCGAACTCGCCCGTCGCTTTCCAGAAGTCGAGTTCTTGTTTCTGGGGCAACCTCACTTTCATGGCAACGGCGGCTATGCGCCGGTCGATCTTCCCGCCAATGTACGCACACTCGGCCATGTCGGCGAGGCGGAGAAACTGAAGCTGCTCACCGCAGCCTGGGCCGCGGTAAATTGCTCCATCCACGAAGGGCTTGCCGTTAGCTTCCTCGAGGCTTTCGCCTGCGAGACGGTGTTGCTCAGCGGCCAGGACCCGGACTTGCTCACCTCACGCTTCGGCCACTATTACGGTCACTTTGACGGCAATGGCATGGCTGGCCTCGATGCAATGGAAACAGGGTTGCGCCAGCTTCTTGCGAATGAAGAACGCCGCCGTCATTTGGGCCGCGCTGCGCGCCAGTGGGTGAATCAGCATCACAGCGAGAAAAACTTTCTCAACAGATTTGCACGTCTCTGCAGTTTGGCGGGCGTCCGATGA
- a CDS encoding glycosyltransferase, whose product MKDITFALRVAWSLWRERKNYQIVYFLMQGLHLAAGLPVARLLGKPIIMKFGASGVIPLMRGSRAGRFELDWLNRWASRLMVLNQGMVDEVISDGFLQEQLFGMPNPTDTNQFHPAADGAEKNQLRQQLSLPVDARIVLYVGRLSPEKGLPWLLESFAVVWRQMPQALLVLCGDGPQRTALTTQANSLGIPQQQIIFAGLRPVAEVALWCRAADFFALTSPSEGFSCALAEGMASGLPSVVSDIPANRQLILNEENGLLVPTAEISAIAAALQRLLASVDLCNGLGQAARQRIVDHYSLDKVVSLYEN is encoded by the coding sequence ATGAAGGACATAACCTTTGCCTTGCGTGTTGCTTGGTCCCTCTGGCGGGAACGGAAAAACTACCAGATTGTCTACTTCCTGATGCAGGGCCTCCATTTGGCCGCTGGCTTGCCTGTGGCTCGCTTGCTCGGTAAGCCAATCATCATGAAGTTTGGGGCCAGTGGTGTGATTCCCTTGATGAGAGGGAGCCGGGCTGGACGTTTTGAACTGGATTGGCTCAACCGCTGGGCCTCCCGGCTGATGGTCCTGAATCAGGGGATGGTCGATGAGGTGATCTCTGACGGCTTTCTTCAAGAGCAGCTCTTTGGGATGCCGAACCCAACCGATACCAACCAGTTCCATCCGGCTGCGGATGGAGCAGAGAAGAACCAGTTGCGCCAACAGTTGAGCTTGCCCGTGGATGCTCGCATTGTGCTCTATGTTGGCCGGCTATCTCCCGAAAAAGGCCTTCCGTGGTTGCTTGAATCGTTCGCCGTCGTCTGGCGTCAAATGCCCCAGGCTCTGCTGGTTCTTTGTGGCGATGGCCCCCAGCGCACCGCTCTCACTACGCAAGCAAACTCACTCGGCATTCCACAGCAGCAGATTATCTTTGCCGGCTTGAGGCCAGTTGCTGAGGTTGCTCTCTGGTGTCGCGCGGCGGATTTCTTTGCCCTCACCTCCCCGAGTGAGGGATTTTCTTGTGCTCTGGCCGAAGGCATGGCTTCTGGATTGCCTTCTGTGGTGAGCGACATTCCTGCAAATAGACAGCTCATTCTCAATGAGGAGAACGGCCTCCTGGTGCCTACTGCGGAGATCAGCGCGATTGCGGCCGCGCTCCAAAGGCTACTCGCTTCAGTGGATTTGTGCAACGGGCTCGGCCAGGCGGCGCGCCAACGCATCGTTGATCACTACTCACTCGACAAAGTCGTCTCTCTTTACGAGAACTGA
- a CDS encoding ADOP family duplicated permease: MKDLIVAARALYRTPVFTSIAILSLALAIGPNAAIFAVIDAVLFRPLPAITQPDRLVSIYHNNTQDPKTFNALSWLDFNYYQSSARSFSGMLAYLRLPLSVRLAERRENLSAELVSDNYLQVLGVAPRLGRDFNAADREPAVLISEQLWRDRFQSDPNLLGRTMQVGASSFAIIGVLPAAFRGIVMDWGERPQVWIPMRFYREAVPALAQVEILREWGMRSMVVTARLGDQVSLDQAQAEVEALARRINLDHPERDRNPQKTWIATAMPLGQARFWPGARANVVTVLLVLILVAASVLVIACANVAMLLLTRAAHREREISVRIALGAKPRAVLKLLLAESLILALGGCGLGLLLGVALTKGLSSFPKILSVPLTLDLSVDWRSLSFCAAIGILICIGVSLAPVRHFLRTDLTTALNLRGATSRLGWRRWNTRYVLSAAQIAISLVLLVQAGLFLRTFQSAAESDSFLRAGNLFLAKLQLPQSENSLEVQAKIARELPSRMQQFPAVQRVVFANVLPSSGVRSATEVQILAPSTQQEPIRNSMDSNEISPGFFDLTGSSLLRGRDFTALDLQGQSKVAIVNQELADQYWGGDAIGKRVQVRGQDIAIVGLVKDQVRRSYRDAVPPRIYFPITPGTRASLSVIVLARDNSLQALPSLQQALAQLAPDAVLDAPQTLAAYASVVLAQERLAAWCLGALASIALILSLIGLYGTVAYSVAQRRGEIGIRLALGSSSFEVVQAMLRPVAAVSLVGFVAGSILCVAAMRLSESLLYGITGADPSTWILAGGLLASTALAAAALPAVLASRSDPSEVLRSS, from the coding sequence ATGAAAGATCTGATTGTCGCTGCCAGGGCTCTTTATCGGACACCAGTATTTACTTCCATCGCAATCCTCTCCCTCGCTCTGGCCATCGGCCCCAACGCTGCGATCTTTGCCGTGATTGATGCGGTCCTCTTTCGCCCCTTGCCCGCCATTACCCAGCCTGATCGTCTGGTCTCCATCTACCACAACAATACTCAGGACCCGAAGACCTTCAACGCTCTTTCCTGGCTCGATTTCAACTACTACCAAAGCAGCGCACGCTCCTTTTCCGGGATGCTCGCCTATTTGCGGCTCCCGCTCTCAGTCCGCCTCGCAGAGCGCAGAGAAAATCTTTCCGCTGAGCTTGTGAGTGACAACTATCTGCAGGTACTTGGCGTCGCGCCCCGCCTCGGCCGCGACTTCAATGCCGCCGATCGCGAGCCCGCCGTGCTGATCAGCGAGCAACTCTGGCGGGATCGCTTCCAAAGCGATCCGAATCTTCTGGGCCGGACAATGCAGGTGGGCGCAAGCTCCTTCGCGATCATCGGCGTGCTGCCGGCAGCCTTCCGCGGCATCGTGATGGATTGGGGCGAGCGGCCGCAGGTCTGGATTCCGATGCGCTTCTATCGGGAGGCGGTGCCCGCTCTGGCGCAGGTCGAGATACTCCGCGAGTGGGGCATGCGCTCGATGGTCGTCACTGCCCGTCTGGGAGACCAGGTCAGCCTCGATCAAGCTCAAGCCGAGGTGGAAGCGCTAGCTAGGCGAATCAACCTCGATCATCCCGAACGCGATCGGAACCCGCAAAAGACTTGGATCGCCACTGCGATGCCACTTGGACAGGCACGCTTCTGGCCCGGAGCCCGAGCAAACGTAGTGACCGTGCTTCTCGTATTGATTCTCGTTGCGGCAAGTGTTCTCGTCATTGCTTGCGCCAATGTCGCGATGCTCCTGCTCACGCGCGCGGCACATCGGGAACGGGAAATCAGTGTCCGCATTGCGCTCGGCGCTAAGCCTCGGGCGGTGCTCAAACTTCTCCTCGCGGAAAGCCTGATCCTCGCGCTAGGTGGCTGCGGCCTCGGGTTGCTCCTGGGTGTGGCTCTCACCAAGGGACTTTCCAGCTTCCCCAAAATTCTTTCCGTGCCTCTCACTCTCGACCTTTCCGTCGACTGGCGCTCCCTCAGCTTCTGCGCCGCGATTGGAATCCTGATCTGCATTGGAGTCAGCCTGGCTCCGGTACGGCACTTCTTACGAACGGACTTGACCACGGCCTTGAATCTACGGGGAGCAACCTCGCGCCTCGGCTGGCGGCGGTGGAACACTCGTTACGTACTGAGCGCTGCGCAGATCGCCATCTCGCTGGTGCTGCTGGTGCAGGCTGGCCTCTTCTTACGCACCTTCCAGAGTGCCGCCGAATCGGACTCCTTCCTGCGTGCCGGCAATCTCTTCCTCGCCAAGTTGCAATTGCCCCAGTCGGAGAACTCTCTCGAAGTCCAGGCCAAGATCGCACGCGAGCTCCCCTCACGCATGCAACAGTTCCCCGCCGTGCAGCGCGTTGTCTTCGCCAATGTATTGCCGTCGAGTGGCGTCCGTTCTGCAACCGAAGTGCAGATCCTTGCGCCATCGACGCAGCAGGAACCGATCCGGAACAGCATGGATAGCAATGAGATCAGCCCGGGCTTCTTCGATCTCACTGGGTCCTCCTTGCTACGCGGCCGCGATTTCACGGCGCTCGACCTGCAAGGCCAATCGAAAGTCGCCATCGTCAATCAGGAATTGGCAGACCAGTATTGGGGCGGGGACGCGATTGGCAAGCGCGTGCAAGTGCGCGGCCAGGACATTGCGATTGTGGGCTTGGTGAAAGATCAGGTGCGCCGTTCCTATCGCGATGCGGTTCCGCCGCGCATCTACTTCCCGATTACTCCCGGCACGCGCGCATCGTTGTCGGTGATCGTCCTGGCCCGGGACAACTCCCTGCAGGCGTTGCCGTCCTTGCAGCAAGCGCTGGCGCAACTGGCGCCCGATGCGGTTCTCGATGCTCCGCAAACACTCGCCGCCTATGCCTCAGTTGTGCTTGCCCAGGAGCGCCTGGCCGCTTGGTGCCTGGGCGCACTTGCCTCGATCGCACTGATCCTCTCGCTGATCGGGCTCTATGGAACGGTCGCCTATTCGGTGGCGCAGCGCAGAGGCGAGATCGGCATTCGCCTGGCGCTCGGCTCTTCGAGCTTTGAGGTGGTGCAGGCGATGTTGCGGCCGGTGGCTGCCGTATCGCTGGTCGGCTTCGTTGCGGGTTCGATCCTCTGTGTTGCAGCGATGCGCCTGTCGGAATCCTTACTTTACGGAATCACTGGCGCCGACCCGTCCACCTGGATTCTAGCTGGGGGCTTGCTGGCCTCGACGGCCCTGGCCGCAGCCGCGCTGCCCGCCGTTCTGGCCTCCCGGAGCGATCCATCGGAGGTGTTGCGGTCGAGCTAG